Proteins co-encoded in one Octopus bimaculoides isolate UCB-OBI-ISO-001 chromosome 9, ASM119413v2, whole genome shotgun sequence genomic window:
- the LOC106868091 gene encoding LHFPL tetraspan subfamily member 2a protein: MCQVIVTCRSLIWTLITILTTLMLVVSVCSPYWLTGKPQHTGLSGKNYTILKNQETFHPTVGIFNRCYRLHKYNRIYHRDSCDTYVTKFHMSNENFPNTWKAALFFFVCGVLAMIFTTATSVISLCTRALCSKSIFTLSGLIQSIAGLFCIIGLILYPAGWGTERVKKICGDLASPYNIDNCSLGWALYLNIVSICFIFICSTLSIQANHSMNRQKVQEDILTGKSLICIA; encoded by the exons atGTGCCAAGTTATAGTAACATGCCGATCTCTGATTTGGACTCTCATAACCATTCTGACCACACTCATGTTAGTTGTGTCAGTCTGTTCACCATACTGGTTAACAGGCAAACCACAACACACTGGCTTGAGTGGTAAAAACTACACTATCTTAAAGAACCAAGAAACATTTCACCCAACTGTTGGTATCTTCAACCGTTGTTATCGTCTACACAAATACAACAGGATCTACCACAGAGACAGCTGTGACACCTACGTCACAAAGTTCCACATGTCCAATGAAAATTTCCCCAATACATGGAAAgctgctttatttttctttgtgtgtggaGTATTGGCAATGATATTCACCACTGCCACCTCTGTCATCAGCCTCTGTACACGAGCTTTGTGTAGCAAAAGCATTTTTACTTTATCTGGTCTCATCCAAAGTATTGCCG GTTTGTTCTGTATAATCGGTTTGATTCTCTACCCAGCCGGGTGGGGCACGGAGAGGGTGAAGAAAATCTGTGGAGATTTGGCAAGTCCTTACAACATTGATAACTGCAGCTTAG GTTGGGCCTTATATCTCAATATTGTCAGCATTTGCTTCATCTTCATCTGTTCCACGCTGTCCATCCAGGCTAACCACTCCATGAATAGACAAAAAGTTCAAGAGGATATTCTCACTGGAAAGAGTCTCATCTGTATTGCATAA